Sequence from the Schaalia sp. 19OD2882 genome:
CCACATGACGCAATTCGAAGAAGGACATGACCGTCAGTACGACGACGAAGGTGAAGGACAGGGTTCCCACCACGAGGATCCGCCGCACCTCGGCGGCGCTCAGGCGAGGTCGTGCCACGTGGGTTGCGCGCTCCATTGCCCCTCCTCACAGTGACGGTTCGGATCTGGAAATGGTAACGTCGCCGGACTTCACTGTGCGAACCCACGCCCCCGACGTGAGGACTCCCTCAGAAACCGCGATGCCGAATGGAAGGGGCCCCGGGGCGGCACGACCGGCATTTCCGCAGAGGCACAAGCGGGGTTTTGCCGTTGGAGCAGAGCCGGGACGGTGGACACTGCCCCGGGTGTCCCCTTGGGGTTTCGTCCACCGGTGCACGTTCAGACGATCTTCGTGACCAGGCGACCGGCGTTGGCTTCCGGCGCAAGGAAGGTGTTGTCGTGCAATCCGCTCCACGTCTCCAAAGGCACGGGCTTGTCGTGGGCGGCCTCGGTTGGTTCGTGGCTGTAGGTCGACACTTCACGTACGACCAGCGGCACCGGGGAGTCGGGCGGGCACCTGAAGGCATGGAGGTGCTTGCGGTGCATGACGAATTTCGGGTCACCTGCCTCCAGGCGTACGTAGCTGGTGAGGTCCGCGTACGACTCCTCCCGACCAGCAGGCAATTCAACGCCCTCGGGCCAGGGTGAACCAATCGGCATCGCCTCGAATTCGAGCAGTTCCTCCTGGCGGGGGTTGAGGGTCGTGGGACCGTAGAACACGTCCATGGATCCCATCACCACCTCGTAGCATTCGGTCTTGCGCAGGTGGTAGTGGGAGGCGCAGTACTTGCCGGGGTGCAGGATCATGAGTTTGTCGCACAGTCCCGAGTACTCCGAGTAAGGCGCCGCCCCCGCCGGCAGACCATCCACTGCCGCCTGGTTGATGGCCTCGAAGATGATCATCACCTCGTAGGCCGTCGGCTCCCACAGCCCCTTCTCGAATGCGTCGTACTGGTCGTCGCCGAAGACTATCCCGACGCTGTCGTTGACCATGGCTTCAGTGACCGGATAGCGCAGCGCGCGCGCCAGACTTGCCGCTCCGCGAACCCATTCGTCGTACTCCCTGCGAGTCACATACGACCTGGACATCAGACCTCCCAGACATCGATGCGGCCACACCGCCGCCTTGAACCGGTTCATCGGCGAACCGGTTCAACAATATCTCAAACAAATGATCCACCCATCGCCCCCCGGCTGCGGTGGGGCCGGAGAACCGAGTACCGATCCGCTTCGAGCCGCGCCCTCGCACCGGCTCTCTCCACCAATCGGACAGCAGCACGGGTGGCCGGTGTCACTGCGCCAACATGGGCTCCACGCCGGCAGCCAACAGCCCCCACCAGTAGGGTCGAAGAGAGCCTCCCACGACGCCTCGATGACGTCGGTGCCCACACCCACAGTGGTCCACGACCGGTGCCCGTCGCCCATCGTCACCAGGACGCGGGTGGTGGCATCGGTGCCGGCACGATTCTCTTCGAGGATGCGCACTTTGAAGTCGGTGAGCCTGAAGGAGGCGGCCACCGGGTAGTCGCGGGTCAGGACGTGACGCAGGGCCCGGTCCAGGGCGTTGACCGGGCCGTTGCCTTCCGCGGTGCGGATGTGGCGCCGGTCGGTGTGGACCTTGACGGTGGCCTCCGACTGGGTGAAGGGCTCCCCCTGGACCTCGGCGATCTCCTGGGTCATGACCTTCCACGACTCCACGCGCACGAATGCGGGCAAGCGCCCCAGCTCATGGCGCAGCAGCAGCTCGAAGGAGGCGTCGGCCGCATCGTAGGTGTAACCCTCGGCCTCGCGGCCCCTGACCTTGGCGGCCACGCGGGCCGCCACCGAGGTGTCACCGGCCAAGTCCACGCCCAGTTCGGCGGCCTTGAGTTCCACCGAGGCGCGACCCGCCATCTCGGAGACCAGCATCCTCATGTCATTGCCCACCAGCGCCGGGTCGATGTGCTGGTACAGGTCGGCGTCCACGCGGATGGCGCTGGCGTGCAGACCCGCCTTGTGGGCGAAAGCACTGCGCCCCACGTAGGGGTCACGCGGGTGCGGGGCGATGTTCACCAACTCGGCCACCCGATGGGAGACCCGGTCCAACTTCGCCAAGGAGCCTTCGGGCAGGCAGGTCCACCGGGTCTTGAGTTCGATGTTCGCGGCGCACGTGAGCAGATTCGCGTTGCCGGTGCGTTCACCGTAGCCGTTGACCGTGCCCTGGACCTGGCGCGCGCCCGCCTCCACCGCAATGAGGGAATTGGCCACCGCGCAGCCGGTGTCGTTGTGCGCGTGGATGCCCAGGACCACGTCCTCGAATCCGGCGGCGTCCAGGCGGGCCCGAGCGCTTTCGACGACCTGGCCGATGACGCCCGGCAGGTTTCCGCCATTCGTGTCGCAGGGGACCACGGTGGAGGCCCCGGCCCGGGCGGCCTCGCACATGACCGCGTACCCGTACTGCGGGTCCGCGGCCAGGCCGTCGAAGAAGTGTTCGAGGTCGACGACCACCTCACGTCCGGCTTCGCGAAGGAATCGGACGGTGTCGCAGACCATGCGCAGATTCTCGTCCAAGCCCGTGCGCAGGGCCTTGACGACGTGGCGGGGATCGGACTTGGCGACCAGTGTGACAATGGGCGCCCCGCAGTCGCGAAGAGCCAGGACCTGCGGGTCGGAAGCGGGGTCCTGCCCGGCCTTGACGGTGGCCCCGAAGGCCGCCAGACGCGCATGGCGCAGTGCGACCTTGGCCGCGCGGGCGAAGAACTCAGTGTCCTTGGGGATGGCTCCCGGCCATCCGCCTTCGACCACGTCGACACCGAGGTCGTCGAGGACCTCCAGGGCGGCGAGTTTGTCGGCCACCGACAGGGAGATCCCCTCCTGTTGGGCTCCGTCACGCAGAGTGGTGTCGTACAGGGCGACGTGGGGTGCGGCGTCCACCGGTCATCCCTCCCGAGGCCCGCGGGCGCCGAGCACGCGGGTGACGTCGCGGGCGGCCCCCTTGGAGGCGGACAGTGCGGTGGCCGCGTAGAGCTGCAGGGCGGGAGAGACCTGGCGGTCGCGTTCCAGCGGCGTCCACGGCGCCGGGCGCGCCTCCTGTGCGGCGCGGCGGCGGGCGATCTCGTCCTCGTCGACGTCCAGGTGCAACAGCCCCTCGTCGACGTCGATGACGATCCTGTCCCCGTCCTCGACGAGGCCGATCAAACCACCGTCGGCGGCCTCGGGAGAGATGTGCCCCACCGAGATCCCGGAGGTTCCGCCCGAGAAACGGCCGTCGGTGATGAGGGCGCACGCCTTGCCCAGGCCCCGCCCCTTGAGGAAGGAGGTCGGGTAGAGCATCTCCTGCATTCCGGGGCCGCCGGCCGGGCCCTCGTAGCGGATGACGACCACGTCTCCGGCTTCGACGGTTTTGTCGAGGATCTTCGTGATGGCCTCCTCCTGGGACTCCATCACTCGGGCACGGCCCTCGAAGTGGAACAGTTCGGGGTCGATGCCGGCGGCCTTGATGATGGCTCCTTCCGGAGCGAGGTTGCCGAACAGGACCGTCAGGCCGCCGTTGGCCGTGTAGGCGTGGGCGACGTCGCGCACGCATCCGGCCTCCACGTCCAGGTCCAGGTCCACCCACCTGTTGGAGGTGGAAAAGGCCTCGGTGGTGCGCACGTTGCCGGGAGCCGCATGCCACAGTTCCAGCGCCTCTGGGCTCACCTGGG
This genomic interval carries:
- the cimA gene encoding citramalate synthase, which codes for MDAAPHVALYDTTLRDGAQQEGISLSVADKLAALEVLDDLGVDVVEGGWPGAIPKDTEFFARAAKVALRHARLAAFGATVKAGQDPASDPQVLALRDCGAPIVTLVAKSDPRHVVKALRTGLDENLRMVCDTVRFLREAGREVVVDLEHFFDGLAADPQYGYAVMCEAARAGASTVVPCDTNGGNLPGVIGQVVESARARLDAAGFEDVVLGIHAHNDTGCAVANSLIAVEAGARQVQGTVNGYGERTGNANLLTCAANIELKTRWTCLPEGSLAKLDRVSHRVAELVNIAPHPRDPYVGRSAFAHKAGLHASAIRVDADLYQHIDPALVGNDMRMLVSEMAGRASVELKAAELGVDLAGDTSVAARVAAKVRGREAEGYTYDAADASFELLLRHELGRLPAFVRVESWKVMTQEIAEVQGEPFTQSEATVKVHTDRRHIRTAEGNGPVNALDRALRHVLTRDYPVAASFRLTDFKVRILEENRAGTDATTRVLVTMGDGHRSWTTVGVGTDVIEASWEALFDPTGGGCWLPAWSPCWRSDTGHPCCCPIGGESRCEGAARSGSVLGSPAPPQPGGDGWIICLRYC